A stretch of Vulpes vulpes isolate BD-2025 chromosome 4, VulVul3, whole genome shotgun sequence DNA encodes these proteins:
- the C4H4orf36 gene encoding uncharacterized protein C4orf36 homolog produces the protein MAHGLPRRSALKTLFRGSCYEIQEPWELALLTKTWYTNLANIKLPFLEEIAFGSPVHLKKNKTAKNICLPSAESIRLEREYEMKRLNHLKCQGNVAEEIQFSLRERPVGLRRPLPPK, from the exons ATGGCCCATGGCTTGCCGAGAAGGAGCGCACTGAAAACCCTGTTCCGGGGCAGTTGCTATGAAAT ACAGGAACCTTGGGAACTTGCGCTACTTACAAAGACCTGGTACACGAACCTAGCCAACATCAAGTTGCCTTTCTTGGAAGAAATTGCATTTGGTAGTCCTGTacacctcaaaaaaaataaaaccgcTAAGAATATTTGCCTCCCTTCTGCAGAAT ccATCAGACTTGAAAGGGAGTATGAAATGAAGCGCTTGAATCACTTGAAATGTCAGGGAAATGTAGCCGAGGAAATTCAGTTTTCCCTAAGAGAAAGGCCAGTTGGTTTGAGAAGACCTCTTCCACCTAAGTGA